The sequence CAGTCCGGGTCGCGGAAGGTACGCGTGAATCGATGGGAGGCTTCGGTCCCGGTTTTTGCGCGAAGCTGAATGCTGAATCCATGGCAGATCCCCCTTTTGATGCAGTCAGCGAGTACAGGCCCAGTGCCGTGATACTAAAAAGCGCCGACACGACGGCTATGGTCTTCCAAGGCATGGACCGTTTTTCCTTATTGTGGATTCTTTGCATAATATAACCCGGGAACAAGAACGTCCGCCAGTCCTTTCAATGACACCGGGACAAAAAAACGGGGCCTCCGGGGCCCCGATGATAGATTCGCAATACCTGAATGGAACGCAGGGACTTATGCCTGGCCCGATGAGCCGAGCACCTCATTGTTCTTGTGAATGATCATTTTGATCAGCTCGTCCCGGGCGGGGCCGAGGTACTTCCGGGGGTCGAACTCAGCCGGTTTTTCGGCCATGGTCTTCCGGATCATTGCGGTCATGGCAAGCCGGCCGTCGCTGTCGATGTTCACCTTGCAGACCGCGCTTCGCGCCGCCTTGCGGAGCTGGTCCTCGGGGATGCCGACGGCGTCCTTGAGCTTGCCGCCGTTCGAGTTGATGATCTGCACATATTCGGGGATGACCGATGACGCGCCGTGCAGCACGATCGGGAAGCCGGGAATGCGCTTCTCGATCTCGTCGAGGATGTCGAACCGGAGCGCCGGAGGGACGAGCACGCCGCGGCTGTCACGGGTGCACTGCTCGGGCTTGAACTTCATGGCACCGTGAGAGGTGCCGATGGAGATGGCGAGGGAGTCCACGCCGGTCTTCTTCACGAAATCTTCAACCTGCTCGGGTTTCGTGTAGGTCGACTTGTCGGCCACCACCGCGTCCTCGATCCCGGCGAGTACGCCGAGCTCGCCCTCCACCGTGACATCGTACTGGCGGGCGTACTCCACCACCTGCTTGGTCACTTTCACGTTGTCTTCATAGGAGTGGTGCGAGCCGTCGATCATGACCGAGGAGAAGCCGGAGTCGATGCAGGACTTGCAGAGCTCGAAGGTGTCGCCGTGGTCCAGGTGCAGGCTGAACTTAACCGGCGAATTTGCGTCCTTGATCATGGCGACGGCGCCCATCGCAAGGAACCGCAGGAGGGTCTGGTTCGCGTACTTCCGCGCGCCGCTCGAAACCTGGAGGATGAACGGCGACTTCGACTCCACGCATCCCAGGACGATCGCCTGCAGCTGCTCCATGTTGTTGAAGTTGTACGCCGGGATCGCGTACTTGCCCGCCATGGCCTTCTTGAACATCTCACGGGTGTTGACCAGGCCGATGTCCTTCCATGAAACCTTCTCCATTGTGCCTCCTCCTGTGCAGTGGTTTATTCAATCGCGCGCGAAAC comes from Nitrospirota bacterium and encodes:
- a CDS encoding class II fructose-bisphosphate aldolase — translated: MEKVSWKDIGLVNTREMFKKAMAGKYAIPAYNFNNMEQLQAIVLGCVESKSPFILQVSSGARKYANQTLLRFLAMGAVAMIKDANSPVKFSLHLDHGDTFELCKSCIDSGFSSVMIDGSHHSYEDNVKVTKQVVEYARQYDVTVEGELGVLAGIEDAVVADKSTYTKPEQVEDFVKKTGVDSLAISIGTSHGAMKFKPEQCTRDSRGVLVPPALRFDILDEIEKRIPGFPIVLHGASSVIPEYVQIINSNGGKLKDAVGIPEDQLRKAARSAVCKVNIDSDGRLAMTAMIRKTMAEKPAEFDPRKYLGPARDELIKMIIHKNNEVLGSSGQA